From one Streptomyces sp. SCSIO 30461 genomic stretch:
- a CDS encoding glycoside hydrolase family 13 protein produces MTQELSTAAPAHLPRQRGDWWRDAVIYQVYVRSFADSDGDGIGDLRGIRERLPHLAGLGVDAVWITPFYASPQADGGYDVSDYRAVDPLFGELSDADDLVREAHRLGLRVIVDIVPNHTSDRHPWFRAALAGGPERAYYHFRPGKGEHGELPPNDWESVFGGAAWTRVEAPDGNGGASQPEAGGEWYLHLFAPEQPDLNWEHPAVHEELASVLRFWLDLGVDGFRIDVAHGMVKADGMPDIGLREQAKMIGAQVLPFFDQDGVHEIHRTWRRLLDGYEGERIGVAEAWAPTSERLALYVRPDEMHQAFNFQFLRCPWDPERMREIIDASLAATTSVGAPTTWVLSNHDVVRHPTRYGDGTTGLRRARAAALLMLALPGSTYIYQGEELGLPEVTDLPDEVRQDPSFFRAEGQDGFRDGCRVPIPWTRSGSSYGFGSGGSWLPQPDSWGELSVEAQTGVPGSTLELYRAALAVRREHPGLGAGDAVTWLDAPEGVLVLARDGFLCTTNTTDADVELPVPGTALLSSATPWFGDGTVRLPADSSTWWAI; encoded by the coding sequence ATGACCCAGGAGCTCAGCACGGCCGCCCCGGCACACCTTCCCCGGCAGCGGGGCGACTGGTGGCGCGACGCCGTGATCTACCAGGTGTACGTACGCTCCTTCGCCGACAGCGACGGCGACGGCATCGGCGATCTGCGGGGCATCAGGGAGCGGCTCCCCCATCTCGCCGGGCTGGGTGTGGACGCGGTCTGGATCACGCCCTTCTACGCCTCCCCCCAAGCGGACGGCGGCTACGACGTCTCGGACTACCGAGCGGTCGACCCCCTCTTCGGTGAGTTGTCCGACGCGGACGACCTGGTCCGCGAGGCGCACCGGCTCGGGCTGCGGGTGATCGTCGACATCGTGCCCAACCACACATCGGACCGGCACCCCTGGTTCCGCGCGGCGCTCGCGGGCGGACCCGAGCGGGCGTACTACCACTTCCGTCCCGGCAAGGGCGAGCACGGCGAGCTGCCGCCCAACGACTGGGAGTCCGTCTTCGGCGGGGCGGCCTGGACCAGGGTCGAGGCGCCGGACGGCAATGGGGGCGCCTCCCAGCCGGAGGCCGGCGGAGAGTGGTATCTGCATCTCTTCGCGCCCGAGCAGCCCGACCTCAACTGGGAGCACCCCGCCGTGCACGAGGAGCTCGCCTCGGTGCTGCGCTTCTGGCTGGACCTTGGGGTCGACGGCTTCCGTATCGATGTGGCCCACGGAATGGTCAAGGCGGACGGGATGCCCGACATCGGTCTGCGCGAGCAGGCCAAGATGATCGGCGCGCAGGTGCTGCCGTTCTTCGACCAGGACGGTGTGCACGAGATCCACCGCACCTGGCGGCGGCTGCTGGACGGGTACGAGGGCGAGCGCATCGGGGTCGCCGAGGCATGGGCCCCGACGTCGGAGCGGCTGGCCCTGTACGTACGTCCGGACGAGATGCACCAGGCGTTCAACTTCCAGTTCCTGCGCTGCCCCTGGGACCCGGAGCGGATGCGGGAGATCATCGACGCCTCGCTCGCGGCCACCACGTCGGTCGGCGCCCCGACCACCTGGGTGCTGTCCAACCACGATGTGGTGCGGCACCCGACGCGCTACGGCGACGGAACCACCGGACTGCGGCGGGCCCGGGCCGCTGCGCTGCTGATGCTGGCGCTGCCCGGGTCGACGTACATCTACCAGGGTGAGGAGCTCGGCCTGCCCGAGGTCACCGACCTGCCCGACGAGGTGCGCCAGGACCCGTCGTTCTTCCGCGCCGAGGGCCAGGACGGGTTCCGCGACGGCTGCCGTGTGCCGATCCCGTGGACACGCTCGGGTTCGTCGTACGGTTTCGGCAGCGGCGGCAGCTGGCTTCCGCAGCCGGACTCGTGGGGTGAGCTGAGCGTGGAGGCGCAGACCGGTGTGCCCGGTTCGACACTCGAGCTGTACCGGGCGGCACTCGCCGTCCGCCGCGAGCACCCAGGCCTCGGCGCGGGTGACGCGGTGACCTGGCTGGACGCGCCCGAAGGCGTACTCGTCCTGGCCCGAGACGGCTTCCTCTGCACCACCAACACCACCGACGCCGACGTGGAACTGCCCGTACCAGGAACGGCGCTGCTGTCGTCGGCCACCCCCTGGTTCGGTGACGGGACGGTCCGCCTGCCCGCGGACTCCAGCACTTGGTGGGCAATCTGA
- a CDS encoding VOC family protein → MEWALAVIVVPVGDVDRAKDFYAGQCGFRVDHDTRVGDGVRIIQLTPPGSPCSIVIGSGMPPAPGRRTMAPGAVQGLQLCVPDIEAAHGELLSRGVAVSAVQHVSSDGWVRGRGGTWNSFLFFQDPDGNGWVVQEAPSPLAERHHA, encoded by the coding sequence ATGGAATGGGCCCTCGCAGTCATCGTCGTCCCGGTCGGGGACGTCGACAGGGCCAAAGACTTCTACGCCGGGCAGTGCGGTTTCCGCGTCGACCACGACACCCGTGTCGGTGACGGCGTACGCATCATCCAGCTGACCCCGCCGGGCTCACCCTGCTCCATCGTCATCGGCTCCGGAATGCCACCCGCGCCCGGCCGACGGACCATGGCTCCGGGCGCCGTCCAGGGCCTCCAGCTCTGCGTCCCCGACATCGAGGCCGCGCACGGCGAACTGCTCTCGCGGGGTGTGGCCGTCAGCGCCGTCCAGCACGTCTCGTCCGACGGCTGGGTCCGAGGCAGGGGCGGGACCTGGAACTCGTTCCTGTTCTTCCAGGACCCGGACGGCAACGGCTGGGTGGTGCAGGAAGCGCCGTCACCGCTCGCCGAACGGCACCACGCGTAG
- a CDS encoding bifunctional [glutamine synthetase] adenylyltransferase/[glutamine synthetase]-adenylyl-L-tyrosine phosphorylase has protein sequence MTVPGRRSSTFTRLLRHGFTHPAVAERFLELPEMAAVRADSVLLDALGATADPDLALRGLVRLVEAQKTADGEPDERQVLLDTLISSKPLRDRLLGVLGASEALGDHLARHPQDWHALETYEAADLHPGVAEFERGLADATDPVSLRIAYRRCLLLLAARDVCGTTDVAQTAAELADLATATLRTALAIACADAPDDAASCRLAVIAMGKCGGHELNYVSDVDVIFVGEPADGTDEAAAVKAATRLASHLMRICSETTVEGAIWPVDANLRPEGRNGPLVRTLSSHLAYYQRWAKTWEFQALLKARPVAGDPELGADYVAAVSPLVWQAAERENFVPDVQKMRRRVVDNIPAAQIDRELKLGPGGLRDVEFAVQLLQLVHGRSDPALRVGSTLGALDSLAAGGYVGRADAAQLDAAYRFLRAMEHRIQLYRLRRTHLVPDGEEDQRRLGRSLGLRAEPVTELNKEWRRHAAVVRRLHEKIFYRPLLDAVAQLAPGEIRLSAAAARQRLEALGYADPAAALRHLEALTSGMTRKAAIQRTLLPVLLGWFADSADPDAGLLGFRQVSDALGKTPWYLRLLRDEGAAAENLARVLSAGRLAPDLLLRAPEAVALLGDPEGLKPRDRDHLEQEVLAAVGRADGAEAAVAAARGVRRRELFRTAAADLIGSYGTEDSPAEQDPGALVDRVGSAVTGLNAATIAGALRAVVREQWGDTLPTRFAVIGMGRFGGQELGYGSDADVLFVHEPRDGVPEPEAARAANAVVAEMRRLLQVPTADPPLLIDADLRPEGKNGPLVRTLASYAAYYRRWSLVWESQALLRAEPMAGDAELGARFIELIDPLRYPMEGLGDEAVREIRRLKARMETERLPRGADPALHAKLGRGGLSDVEWTVQLLQMRHGWSEPGLRTPRTREALAAAHAAGLLSAEYAQILDDAWVLATRVRNGVMLVRGRPGDTFPSDARELAAVGRYLGYGPGHVGEMLDDYRRATRRARAVVEDLFYGA, from the coding sequence ATGACGGTGCCGGGGCGCAGAAGCAGCACGTTCACCCGCTTGCTGCGGCACGGTTTCACCCATCCCGCCGTCGCCGAACGGTTCCTCGAACTCCCCGAGATGGCGGCGGTGCGCGCCGACTCCGTGCTGCTCGACGCACTCGGCGCCACCGCCGACCCGGATCTCGCGCTTCGCGGTCTGGTGCGGCTGGTGGAGGCGCAGAAGACGGCGGACGGCGAGCCCGACGAGCGGCAGGTGCTGCTGGACACCCTGATCTCATCGAAACCCTTGCGGGACCGGCTGCTCGGAGTGCTCGGGGCGTCAGAGGCGCTCGGCGACCATCTGGCACGGCATCCTCAGGACTGGCACGCGCTGGAAACCTACGAGGCTGCCGATCTCCATCCGGGCGTGGCGGAGTTCGAGCGCGGGCTCGCCGACGCCACCGATCCGGTGTCGCTGCGGATCGCCTACCGGCGCTGCCTGCTGCTGCTGGCCGCCCGCGATGTGTGCGGGACCACGGACGTCGCCCAGACCGCGGCCGAGCTCGCCGATCTGGCCACCGCGACGCTCCGCACCGCGCTCGCCATCGCCTGCGCCGACGCACCCGATGATGCGGCGTCCTGCCGGCTCGCGGTGATCGCGATGGGCAAATGCGGAGGCCATGAGCTCAACTACGTGTCCGACGTCGATGTGATCTTCGTCGGGGAACCCGCCGACGGCACGGACGAGGCTGCGGCCGTCAAGGCCGCCACCCGGCTCGCCTCGCACCTCATGCGGATCTGTTCGGAGACCACCGTCGAGGGTGCCATCTGGCCCGTGGACGCCAATCTGCGCCCGGAGGGCCGCAACGGGCCCCTTGTGCGGACCCTGTCCAGCCATCTCGCGTACTACCAGCGCTGGGCGAAGACCTGGGAGTTCCAGGCGCTGCTCAAGGCCCGGCCGGTGGCCGGAGACCCCGAGCTCGGGGCCGACTACGTCGCCGCCGTCTCGCCGCTCGTCTGGCAGGCGGCCGAGCGCGAGAACTTCGTCCCCGACGTGCAGAAGATGCGCCGCAGGGTCGTCGACAACATCCCCGCGGCCCAGATAGACCGCGAGCTGAAGCTCGGACCCGGCGGGCTGCGGGACGTCGAGTTCGCGGTGCAGCTGCTCCAGCTGGTGCACGGTCGCAGCGACCCCGCGCTGCGTGTCGGCAGCACGCTCGGCGCGCTGGACTCCCTCGCCGCCGGCGGGTACGTCGGGCGTGCGGACGCCGCTCAACTGGACGCGGCATACCGCTTCCTGCGCGCAATGGAGCACCGCATCCAGCTGTACCGGCTGCGCCGCACCCACCTCGTCCCCGACGGGGAGGAGGACCAGCGCAGACTGGGACGCTCGCTGGGCCTGCGCGCCGAACCGGTGACCGAGCTCAACAAGGAGTGGCGCCGGCACGCGGCGGTGGTTCGGCGGCTGCACGAGAAGATCTTCTACCGGCCGCTGCTCGACGCGGTGGCCCAGCTCGCCCCCGGTGAGATCCGGCTCAGCGCCGCCGCGGCCCGCCAGCGCCTCGAAGCACTCGGCTACGCCGACCCGGCAGCCGCGCTGCGCCATCTGGAGGCGCTGACGTCGGGCATGACCCGCAAGGCCGCGATCCAGCGGACCCTGTTGCCGGTGCTGCTGGGCTGGTTCGCGGATTCGGCCGACCCCGACGCGGGTCTGCTGGGCTTCCGCCAAGTGTCCGACGCGCTCGGCAAGACCCCCTGGTACCTGCGGCTGCTGCGCGACGAGGGCGCGGCTGCGGAGAACCTCGCGCGGGTGCTGTCCGCGGGCCGGCTCGCGCCCGATCTGCTGCTGCGGGCACCGGAAGCGGTGGCGCTGCTCGGCGATCCCGAAGGCCTGAAGCCACGCGACCGGGACCATCTGGAGCAGGAGGTGCTGGCCGCGGTGGGCCGTGCGGACGGCGCCGAGGCGGCTGTCGCGGCGGCCCGCGGAGTGCGGCGGCGCGAGCTGTTCCGTACCGCCGCCGCCGACCTGATCGGTTCGTACGGCACCGAGGACAGTCCGGCCGAGCAGGATCCCGGTGCGCTGGTGGACCGCGTCGGCAGCGCGGTCACCGGACTCAACGCGGCGACGATCGCGGGCGCCCTGCGCGCCGTCGTACGGGAGCAGTGGGGTGACACCCTGCCCACCCGTTTCGCGGTGATCGGCATGGGCCGCTTCGGCGGGCAGGAGCTGGGCTACGGTTCCGACGCGGATGTGCTGTTCGTGCACGAGCCGCGCGATGGGGTGCCCGAGCCGGAGGCGGCCAGGGCCGCCAACGCCGTCGTCGCCGAGATGCGGCGGCTGCTCCAGGTCCCGACGGCCGATCCGCCGCTGCTGATCGACGCCGACCTGCGCCCCGAAGGCAAGAACGGCCCCTTGGTCCGCACCCTCGCCTCCTACGCCGCCTACTACCGGCGCTGGTCGCTGGTGTGGGAGAGCCAGGCCCTGTTGCGGGCGGAGCCGATGGCGGGCGACGCGGAGCTCGGCGCACGCTTCATCGAACTCATCGACCCGCTGCGCTATCCGATGGAGGGCCTCGGTGACGAGGCCGTCCGTGAGATCCGCAGGCTCAAGGCCCGGATGGAGACCGAACGCCTGCCGCGTGGAGCCGACCCCGCCCTGCACGCCAAACTGGGCCGAGGGGGCCTCAGCGACGTCGAGTGGACGGTGCAGCTGCTCCAGATGCGGCACGGCTGGTCCGAACCCGGTCTGCGCACCCCCCGCACCCGCGAGGCACTGGCTGCCGCGCACGCCGCCGGGCTGCTGTCCGCGGAGTACGCCCAGATCCTCGATGACGCCTGGGTGCTGGCGACCCGGGTGCGCAACGGTGTGATGCTGGTACGCGGCAGGCCGGGCGACACCTTCCCGTCCGACGCGCGGGAGCTGGCCGCGGTCGGGCGGTATCTGGGCTATGGGCCGGGACATGTCGGCGAGATGCTCGACGACTACCGGCGCGCGACGCGGCGAGCCCGGGCCGTGGTGGAGGACTTGTTCTACGGGGCGTGA
- a CDS encoding phosphatase PAP2 family protein encodes MGEATVKPLEARAATSSPMVTAESPAPESDHKPARGPGRGRGRWRRLRTPQRPKIWFEILLIAVSYWIYSLIRNAVPEQKAQAMRNADWIWEVEKTLGIAVEQTINHAANSVTWLIVSMNYYYATLHFLVTIGVLVWLYRWHPGRYAAARLVLFATTGVALVGYYLYPLAPPRLMTGQDFIDTVLVHHTWGSMASGNLKHMSNQYAAMPSMHIGWSLWSGLIIFALASAPWARTLGLLYPTLTLVVIVATANHFWLDAVGGMLCLAFGYGVSHAWHGALPHRLPKLVAPLARPDTLKPVVPQPATRS; translated from the coding sequence ATGGGTGAAGCGACCGTAAAACCTCTGGAAGCCCGGGCGGCCACCTCGTCACCCATGGTGACCGCGGAATCTCCGGCTCCGGAAAGTGATCACAAGCCTGCCCGCGGGCCCGGTCGCGGGCGCGGGCGCTGGCGGCGCCTGCGGACGCCGCAGCGGCCCAAGATCTGGTTCGAGATCCTGCTCATCGCGGTCAGCTACTGGATCTACTCCCTCATCCGCAACGCGGTGCCCGAGCAGAAGGCACAGGCCATGCGGAACGCCGACTGGATCTGGGAAGTCGAGAAGACCCTCGGCATAGCGGTCGAGCAGACGATCAACCATGCCGCGAACTCGGTGACTTGGCTGATCGTGAGCATGAACTACTACTACGCGACCCTGCACTTCCTGGTCACCATCGGTGTGCTCGTCTGGCTCTACCGATGGCACCCCGGCCGCTACGCCGCCGCCCGTCTGGTGCTCTTCGCGACCACGGGCGTGGCGCTCGTGGGGTACTACCTCTATCCCCTGGCCCCGCCCCGGTTGATGACCGGCCAGGACTTCATCGACACGGTGCTGGTGCACCACACCTGGGGCTCGATGGCCTCCGGGAACCTGAAGCACATGTCCAACCAGTACGCCGCCATGCCGTCGATGCACATCGGCTGGTCGCTGTGGAGCGGACTGATCATCTTCGCGCTGGCATCGGCGCCTTGGGCGCGGACCCTGGGCCTGCTGTACCCGACGCTCACCCTTGTCGTGATCGTCGCCACCGCCAACCACTTCTGGCTCGACGCGGTCGGCGGCATGCTCTGCCTGGCCTTCGGCTACGGCGTGAGCCACGCCTGGCACGGCGCCCTGCCGCATCGGCTGCCGAAGCTGGTCGCGCCGCTCGCACGCCCGGACACGCTGAAGCCAGTCGTCCCACAGCCCGCCACGCGGAGCTGA
- the glnA gene encoding type I glutamate--ammonia ligase, which produces MDKQQEFVLRTLEERDIRFVRLWFTDVLGFLKSVAVAPAELEQAFDEGIGFDGSAIEGFARVYESDMIAKPDPGTFQILPWRAEAPGTARMFCDILMPDGSPSFADPRYVLKRILAKTSDLGFTFYTHPEIEFFLLKDRPLDGTRPTPADNSGYFDHTPQNVGMDFRRQAITMLESMGISVEFSHHEGAPGQQEIDLRYADALSTADNIMTFRLVMKQVALEQGVQATFMPKPFSEHPGSGMHTHLSLFEGDRNAFYESGAEYQLSKVGRSFIAGLLRHAAEISAVTNQWVNSYKRIWGGSARTAGSGGEAPSYICWGHNNRSALIRVPMYKPGKTGSARVEVRSIDSGANPYLTYAVLLAAGLRGIEEGYELPAGADDDVWALSDSERRAMGIEPLPQNLGEAISLMERSELVAETLGEHVFDFFLRNKKQEWEEYRSEVTAFELRKNLPVL; this is translated from the coding sequence ATGGACAAGCAGCAGGAATTCGTGCTCCGTACGCTCGAGGAGCGCGACATCCGGTTCGTGCGGCTGTGGTTCACCGATGTGCTCGGCTTCCTGAAGTCGGTGGCGGTGGCCCCGGCGGAGCTTGAACAGGCATTCGACGAGGGCATCGGCTTCGACGGGTCCGCGATCGAGGGCTTCGCCCGGGTGTACGAGTCGGACATGATCGCCAAGCCGGACCCCGGCACCTTTCAGATCCTGCCGTGGCGCGCGGAGGCTCCCGGCACGGCCCGGATGTTCTGCGACATCCTGATGCCCGACGGCTCCCCGTCCTTCGCCGACCCGCGCTACGTCCTGAAGCGGATCCTGGCCAAGACCTCCGACCTCGGGTTCACCTTCTACACCCACCCCGAGATCGAGTTCTTCCTGCTGAAGGACCGCCCGCTGGACGGCACCCGCCCCACCCCCGCGGACAACTCCGGCTACTTCGACCACACCCCGCAGAACGTCGGGATGGACTTCCGCCGCCAGGCGATCACCATGCTGGAATCCATGGGCATCTCGGTGGAGTTCAGCCACCACGAGGGCGCGCCCGGTCAGCAGGAGATCGATCTGCGATACGCGGACGCGCTGTCGACGGCGGACAACATCATGACGTTCCGCCTGGTGATGAAGCAGGTGGCGCTGGAGCAGGGTGTCCAGGCCACCTTCATGCCGAAGCCCTTCTCCGAGCACCCCGGCTCCGGGATGCACACCCATCTCTCCCTCTTCGAGGGCGACCGCAACGCGTTCTACGAGTCGGGCGCGGAGTACCAGCTCTCCAAGGTGGGGCGCTCCTTCATCGCCGGTCTGCTGCGGCACGCCGCCGAGATCTCCGCGGTCACCAACCAGTGGGTCAACTCCTACAAGCGCATCTGGGGCGGCTCGGCCCGCACCGCCGGTTCCGGCGGCGAGGCCCCCTCGTACATCTGCTGGGGCCACAACAACCGCTCAGCGCTGATCCGCGTGCCCATGTACAAGCCGGGCAAGACGGGCTCCGCGCGCGTCGAGGTGCGCTCCATCGACTCCGGCGCAAATCCCTATCTGACCTACGCGGTCCTGCTCGCCGCCGGCCTCCGGGGCATCGAGGAGGGTTACGAGCTGCCCGCGGGCGCCGACGACGACGTCTGGGCCCTCTCGGACTCGGAGCGCCGCGCGATGGGGATCGAACCGCTGCCGCAGAACCTCGGCGAGGCGATCTCGCTGATGGAGCGCAGCGAACTGGTGGCGGAGACGCTGGGCGAGCATGTCTTCGACTTCTTCCTGCGCAACAAGAAGCAGGAGTGGGAGGAGTACCGATCCGAGGTGACCGCCTTCGAGCTCCGCAAGAACCTGCCGGTGCTGTAG
- a CDS encoding LacI family DNA-binding transcriptional regulator produces MTARLADIAAQAGVSEATVSRVLNGKPGVAAATRESVLAALDVLGYERPVRLRRRSAGLVGLITPELENPIFPALAQVIGQALTRQGYTPVLATQTPGGSTEDELTEMLVDRGVSGIIFVSGLHADTSADMSRYEKLRAQGVAFVLVDGFAPGVRAPFISPDDRAAMRLAVTHLVALGHTRIGLALGPKRFVPVLRKIEGFTKAVREQLGLPDEQIETELIQHSLYTLEGGQAAASALMDRGCTAVVCASDMMALGAIRAARQRGLEVPRDISVVGFDDSPLIAFTDPPLTTIRKPVPAMGQAAVRTLLEEIGGTPAPHSEFVFMPELVVRGSTASGPGSTPAA; encoded by the coding sequence ATGACCGCACGGCTCGCCGACATCGCAGCCCAGGCGGGGGTCAGCGAGGCCACGGTCAGCCGAGTGCTCAACGGCAAACCGGGCGTGGCCGCGGCCACCCGCGAATCGGTGCTCGCCGCACTCGATGTGCTCGGCTACGAGCGCCCCGTAAGGCTGCGCAGGCGCAGCGCCGGGCTCGTCGGGCTGATCACCCCCGAGTTGGAGAACCCGATATTCCCGGCCCTGGCCCAGGTCATCGGACAGGCACTGACCCGCCAGGGCTACACGCCCGTGCTGGCCACCCAGACTCCCGGCGGTTCCACCGAGGACGAACTCACCGAAATGCTGGTGGACCGGGGCGTCTCCGGCATCATCTTCGTCTCCGGGCTGCACGCCGACACCAGTGCCGATATGTCCCGCTATGAGAAACTTCGCGCCCAGGGCGTGGCGTTCGTCCTCGTGGACGGCTTCGCCCCCGGGGTGCGCGCCCCGTTCATCTCCCCCGACGACCGAGCGGCGATGCGGCTGGCGGTGACCCATCTCGTCGCGCTCGGACACACCCGGATCGGTCTTGCACTCGGGCCCAAGCGGTTCGTCCCGGTGCTGCGCAAGATAGAGGGGTTCACCAAGGCGGTCCGCGAGCAACTGGGACTACCCGACGAGCAGATCGAGACCGAGCTGATCCAGCACTCCCTCTACACCCTGGAGGGCGGCCAGGCAGCGGCCTCCGCGCTCATGGACCGGGGCTGCACCGCGGTGGTCTGCGCAAGCGACATGATGGCGCTCGGCGCTATCCGGGCGGCGCGGCAGCGCGGGCTCGAAGTACCCCGCGACATTTCGGTGGTCGGCTTCGACGACTCCCCGCTGATCGCCTTCACCGACCCCCCGCTGACCACGATCCGCAAGCCCGTCCCCGCCATGGGCCAAGCGGCTGTGCGCACCCTGCTGGAGGAGATCGGCGGGACCCCGGCGCCGCACAGCGAGTTCGTCTTCATGCCCGAGCTTGTGGTGCGGGGATCGACCGCGTCCGGACCCGGAAGTACCCCTGCCGCCTGA